From the genome of Papaver somniferum cultivar HN1 chromosome 2, ASM357369v1, whole genome shotgun sequence, one region includes:
- the LOC113352341 gene encoding agmatine hydroxycinnamoyltransferase 1-like, giving the protein MMNASDIIKNEAGTVEIQQVSKRLLQPIYNGDQPISTTMFVPLTVFDRLADDMHVPILYAYKPPNPSNTLLEQGLRKVLSEYREWAGRFGHRSVEIVKRKISKYSIPLPYTEDDLVQQVLHCTPEFIAMIKSKASSSPSYSFSDVNGGHRPPYSTSVCLVAHLWKVITRVWRLADSQTTYAKISVNGRRRLRPRIPDEFFGNMVLWDFAETRGKNLYDESLSHIAEIIHKEVTKVDSNYYKSYIDFANKNLNDDNLTPRKADPPSVPSCWPNLEIQSWLGFTYNDVDFGVGKHFIYMPSFDPLEAETYLVPSIVGVGSINVYITLFRQHQALSRELFYNIYGISSAL; this is encoded by the coding sequence ATGATGAATGCGTCCGATATCATAAAGAACGAAGCAGGTACAGTGGAGATCCAACAAGTAAGTAAAAGGCTTCTACAACCAATCTACAACGGTGATCAACCTATCTCGACCACAATGTTTGTCCCACTTACAGTCTTTGATAGATTGGCAGATGACATGCACGTACCGATATTATATGCTTATAAACCACCAAACCCATCAAACACATTGTTAGAACAAGGCCTTCGAAAAGTTTTATCTGAGTACCGAGAATGGGCTGGTAGGTTCGGTCACAGAAGTGTTGAGATTGTAAAGCGGAAGATCAGTAAATATTCGATTCCGCTTCCTTACACAGAAGACGATTTGGTACAACAGGTTCTTCACTGCACGCCCGAGTTCATAGCCATGATCAAGAGTAAGGCTTCTTCTTCACCCTCTTATTCTTTTTCGGATGTTAATGGTGGCCATAGGCCACCTTATAGCACCTCTGTGTGCTTGGTTGCACATTTATGGAAAGTGATCACAAGGGTCTGGAGACTTGCCGATTCTCAAACAACATACGCCAAAATCTCAGTGAACGGGAGGAGAAGGTTGAGGCCTCGTATTCCAGATGAGTTCTTCGGCAATATGGTACTctgggattttgctgaaactcgAGGAAAAAACCTTTACGACGAATCTTTGAGCCACATAGCAGAGATAATACATAAAGAGGTGACAAAGGTAGACAGCAATTACTACAAATCTTATATAGATTTCGCAAACAAAAATTTGAACGATGACAATCTGACACCGCGGAAAGCAGATCCTCCGAGTGTGCCATCCTGCTGGCCGAATTTGGAAATCCAAAGCTGGCTTGGTTTTACATACAACGACGTTGATTTTGGTGTTGGTAAACATTTCATTTATATGCCATCATTTGACCCTCTGGAGGCAGAAACATACCTTGTTCCTTCGATTGTTGGTGTTGGAAGCATAAATGTGTATATAACTTTGTTTCGGCAACACCAAGCACTATCGAGggaattgttctacaacatttATGGGATTTCTTCCGCACTGTAA